The DNA sequence AACATCGAGAAACCGTTTATGGACTCGTCAAACCGTTATATGAGCAAGGAAAAGTATTGGCTAGCCATATTTGTAAAAAGAAAACAGAAGGCTATCAAGGTTCGGTCCTCTCTACACAACTTAAGATTTCAGGGGTTAATGTGTTTTCAGCTGGTCAAATTGTTGAAGATGAAACGACAAAATCGGTAAAGGTGTTTGACGAAATAGAACAAGTATATAAAAAAGTCGTCTGTCGAAATGACGTCATTGTCGGATCAGTGATGTTCGGGGACACGAGTGATGGACCACGAATGCTTGATATGATTATCAAACAAAAAGATATTTCTGACCTTGAAAATGTTCAACTATTACAGACAGCATCATTGACAGAGGCACCCGTACAAACGATGGCATCAACCGATATCATTTGTCAATGTAACGGGGTTTCAAAAAGGAGGATCATTGATGCCGTACAAAACGAAGGTTGTTCTTCTGTGGATGAAATCAAAAAGTGCACGAGAGCTTCTGGGTCATGCGGAAGTTGTAAACCTTTAGTTGCAAATCTACTAGACTATATTCAAAGTGATACTTTTGATGAAGTCGTTGAAGAAATCCCTCTTTGTTCTTGTGTAAATGTAACAGAGGAAACATTAATCGAAGAAATCCTAACGAAGAATGTGACGTCAAGACAGGAAGTGATGAGAGCTCTTGGAAGAGAACATGAACAAGGTTGTCCTATTTGTATCCCTGCGATTGACTATTATCTAGCTAAGATACACCCAACACCAGAAAAAGTGAATGAAAGGATTCATGCGAAGAAAAACCACGATGGTACGTTTTCAATTGAACCACAAATGTATGCGGGTCAGTCATCCGCCCAACAGCTTCGTGTGATTTCTGAAGTCGTAGAAAAGTATTCAATTCCACAAGTAATGATTACATCTTCGCAACGAATTAGCCTCTCTGGCATAAAAGCAGAGCAGCTTGAAGAGGTTTATCAAGACTTAAATATGGCATTATACCGTCTTGACGATCATTTTGTCTATTCCATTCAAACTTGCGCGGGGCAACGTTGTACATGTGATAAATCGGAATCGATTTTACTTGCGATGAAGCTAGAGCAAAGTGTAGAGCAGTTAAAGACACCACAAGAAGTGAAAATAGGAGTCTCAGCTTGTCTTCATAATGGTGCACATTCCACAACGAAGGATATCGGTTTGATTAGAATGGACCGAGGTTGGGAGATTTATGCTGGTGGAAGCAGTCGACGTGAACCACGTGCTGGGGAGTTGCTTTGTATTGCAGAAACGGTTACGGAGGCAATTGAGATTACACGAGCCTTATTCCAATATTATCGAGAAACGGCCAAATATTTAGAATATATAAGTGAGTGGCTAGACCGTGTAGGTGTGATTCATGTAAGAGAAGTGCTATTTGATTTTGACTTACGTGAGCAGTTGGTCCAACAAATGGAAGAAGACCAGGCAAATACCAAGAGCGTGTTTACACTGTAAGCAATTAATCAAAGCGACTTTGTCGCTTTTCTTAAAGGGTGAATGTTATGACAGAATTATTACTGAAATATTTTAGGGAGAAGCAGCAACGAGTCTCATCTGAAAAGACATACGATACGCAGTGTCCGTATTGTAGCATGCAATGTAAAATTCAATTGATTGAACAATCTATCGTATCCAGAAAAAAATATACGGCAGTCGGAATTGATAACCCTACAACGCAAGGACGGTTTTGTATAAAAGGAATGAATGCACATCAACATGCGTTGCATCGTGACCGCATTACCCACCCCATGTTGAAGAAGAATGGGAATTTTGAACGAATTACATGGAATGAAGCCCTAGAAGTCATACGTGAAAACTTTGAAAAGATCCAAGAACAATATGGTCACGATGCCATTTCAGTGTATGGGGGTGGGTCCTTAACAAATGAAGAAGCTTATTTATTAGGGAAGTTTGCACGGGTGGCTCTTAAGACTAAATATATTGATTACAATGGACGCTTTTGTATGGCTGCCGCTGCAACAGCTGCTAACCAAGTCTTTGGCATAGATAGAGGGTTAACGAATTCGTTATCAGAAATTACGCAAGCTCGGTGTATCATCTTAGCCGGAACGAACATTGCTGAATGTCAACCGACGATTATGCCTTATTTTGAACAGGCAAAAGAAAATGGAGCTTATATTATTGTC is a window from the Bacillus alkalicellulosilyticus genome containing:
- the nirB gene encoding nitrite reductase large subunit NirB gives rise to the protein MIYRGDNMGREKLIVIGNGMAGVRFVEEVLTTDANAFDITIFGSEPHVNYNRILLSTVLQGNTKVEDIILNSVEWYQKNSITLYSSETVIHIDTVKKQIKTDKKRSLPYDKLVIATGSTPFMLPIPGSNKEGVIAFRTIEDCQKMIDTSKSYKKAVVIGGGLLGLEAARGLLNLKMEVDVVHIESYLMDRQLDQTASKMLQAELEKQGMNFLLQKMTAEIVGDGRVEGLRFKDGTETSADLVVMAVGVRPNVQLAKESGIETNRAIVVNDFLETSIEDVYAVGECVEHRETVYGLVKPLYEQGKVLASHICKKKTEGYQGSVLSTQLKISGVNVFSAGQIVEDETTKSVKVFDEIEQVYKKVVCRNDVIVGSVMFGDTSDGPRMLDMIIKQKDISDLENVQLLQTASLTEAPVQTMASTDIICQCNGVSKRRIIDAVQNEGCSSVDEIKKCTRASGSCGSCKPLVANLLDYIQSDTFDEVVEEIPLCSCVNVTEETLIEEILTKNVTSRQEVMRALGREHEQGCPICIPAIDYYLAKIHPTPEKVNERIHAKKNHDGTFSIEPQMYAGQSSAQQLRVISEVVEKYSIPQVMITSSQRISLSGIKAEQLEEVYQDLNMALYRLDDHFVYSIQTCAGQRCTCDKSESILLAMKLEQSVEQLKTPQEVKIGVSACLHNGAHSTTKDIGLIRMDRGWEIYAGGSSRREPRAGELLCIAETVTEAIEITRALFQYYRETAKYLEYISEWLDRVGVIHVREVLFDFDLREQLVQQMEEDQANTKSVFTL